Proteins co-encoded in one Rubrobacter naiadicus genomic window:
- a CDS encoding MFS transporter — VAASAGVGVSEHLLGIGASMAVVVAFAYRRLLPARTDASATGPAFARPTRALAGLGMIAFCVLLGEGAMADWSAVYLRGTLGTDAGFAALGYAAFSVAMAAGRFAGDRLLFRFGPRTVVRVGGLLAAVGFGGGLLLDDPVAALAGFACAGAGFATVFPAALSAAGRTGAMPSGPAVAAVSTSGYLGFLVGPPTIGFAADHVGLGGALYLIVALSAAVAVLAGTTEAGGKG; from the coding sequence GTGGCGGCCTCGGCGGGGGTGGGGGTGTCGGAGCACCTGCTCGGGATCGGGGCTTCGATGGCGGTCGTCGTGGCCTTCGCCTACCGCCGCCTGCTCCCGGCGAGGACGGACGCCAGCGCCACCGGCCCCGCCTTCGCCCGTCCGACGCGGGCGCTCGCCGGGCTCGGGATGATAGCCTTCTGCGTGCTCCTCGGGGAGGGGGCGATGGCCGACTGGAGCGCGGTCTACCTGCGCGGGACGCTCGGGACCGACGCGGGGTTCGCGGCGCTCGGGTACGCCGCCTTCTCGGTCGCGATGGCCGCCGGGCGGTTTGCCGGAGACCGGCTCCTCTTCCGCTTCGGGCCGCGGACGGTGGTGAGGGTCGGGGGGCTGCTCGCCGCGGTCGGCTTCGGTGGCGGGCTGCTGCTCGACGATCCGGTGGCGGCGCTCGCCGGCTTCGCCTGCGCCGGGGCGGGGTTCGCCACGGTCTTCCCGGCGGCCTTGAGCGCCGCGGGCCGTACCGGGGCGATGCCCTCCGGCCCGGCCGTTGCCGCCGTCTCGACCAGCGGCTACCTCGGCTTCCTGGTCGGCCCCCCGACGATAGGTTTCGCCGCGGACCACGTCGGACTCGGGGGGGCGCTCTATCTGATCGTGGCGCTCTCCGCGGCCGTGGCCGTGCTGGCCGGGACGACGGAGGCCGGTGGGAAGGGCTGA
- a CDS encoding EamA family transporter encodes MSLFRWQVGSFARRASGALPPQAFVLGSVFSVQLGAAVAKRLFGVLGPEGTVLLRVGFAAVVLLVLWRPRIKGRSRSEMLTAILFGLALALMNLSFYSAIARIPLGVAVTLEFSGPLAVAVVGSRRLVDLLWAALAAAGILLLAPLGVFGHPGLDVTGVGLALLAGFFWACYIFLNARTGRIFPGGSGLAIAMCVGAVVLLPVGIAYGGAALLEPHALFMGFAVAMLSSAIPYSLEIEALRRLPPRVFGVLMSLEPAVAALVGFMVLGESLGARSAAAVLLVTVAAAGSSFSSRK; translated from the coding sequence ATGTCTCTTTTCAGGTGGCAGGTAGGGTCGTTCGCGCGCCGGGCTTCCGGCGCTTTGCCGCCCCAGGCGTTCGTGCTCGGGTCGGTGTTCTCCGTGCAGCTCGGCGCGGCGGTGGCCAAGAGGCTCTTCGGCGTGCTCGGCCCGGAGGGGACGGTGCTGCTGCGCGTCGGGTTCGCGGCCGTGGTGCTGCTCGTTCTGTGGCGGCCCAGGATCAAAGGCCGCTCCCGCTCCGAGATGCTCACGGCCATCCTCTTCGGGCTCGCGCTGGCGTTGATGAACCTCTCGTTCTACTCGGCGATAGCCAGGATACCGCTCGGCGTGGCGGTCACGCTGGAGTTCAGCGGCCCCCTCGCCGTGGCGGTCGTCGGGTCGAGAAGGCTGGTCGACCTCCTGTGGGCGGCGCTCGCGGCGGCCGGCATCCTGCTCCTCGCCCCGCTCGGGGTCTTCGGTCACCCGGGCCTCGACGTGACCGGGGTGGGCCTGGCGCTCCTGGCGGGTTTCTTCTGGGCCTGCTACATCTTCCTGAACGCCCGCACGGGCAGGATCTTCCCCGGCGGCAGCGGGCTCGCGATCGCGATGTGCGTCGGGGCGGTGGTGCTGCTTCCGGTCGGGATCGCGTACGGCGGCGCAGCGCTCCTCGAACCGCACGCCCTCTTTATGGGCTTCGCGGTCGCCATGCTCTCCTCCGCGATACCCTACTCGCTGGAGATAGAGGCCCTGAGGCGGCTCCCGCCTCGCGTCTTCGGCGTCCTCATGAGCCTGGAGCCCGCCGTGGCCGCGCTCGTGGGTTTTATGGTCCTGGGTGAGAGCCTGGGGGCCAGGTCCGCCGCGGCCGTCCTGCTGGTGACGGTGGCCGCCGCCGGCTCCTCTTTCTCGTCCAGGAAATAG
- a CDS encoding GntR family transcriptional regulator, with protein sequence MGRGLRGVRLDHNSPVPLYHQAAREIERAIEDGRLPRGSKLESEVELAERLGISRPTMRQAIKQLVDKGLLIRRRGIGTIVAPRPVRRVVALTSLYDDLKKAGREPETRVLSFRRGRCPAEVADELGIETGEQVFIFDRLRITDSGDPEPIALMHNVVPAGILEISREDLEETGLYEVFRRNGISPHTATQRIGARKVGEKEAELLEIEAGDPVLTMTRVAYDTEGQPIEYGSHCYPAESYWFEMMLVDM encoded by the coding sequence GTGGGCAGAGGGCTGCGGGGTGTGAGGCTCGATCACAACAGTCCGGTACCGCTCTACCACCAGGCGGCGAGGGAGATCGAGCGGGCGATCGAAGACGGGCGGCTGCCGCGGGGGAGCAAGCTGGAGAGCGAGGTCGAGCTTGCCGAGCGGCTCGGGATCAGCCGTCCGACGATGCGTCAGGCGATAAAGCAGCTGGTGGACAAGGGGCTTCTCATAAGGCGGCGGGGCATCGGGACGATAGTCGCGCCGCGGCCGGTGCGGCGGGTGGTGGCGCTCACCAGCCTCTACGACGACCTGAAGAAGGCCGGGAGGGAGCCCGAGACGCGGGTTTTGAGCTTCAGGAGGGGGCGGTGTCCGGCGGAGGTTGCGGACGAGCTCGGGATCGAGACCGGGGAGCAAGTCTTCATCTTCGACCGGCTGCGCATAACCGACTCGGGAGATCCGGAGCCGATCGCGCTGATGCACAACGTGGTGCCGGCGGGGATCCTGGAGATAAGCCGCGAGGATCTGGAGGAGACGGGGCTCTACGAGGTGTTCCGCAGGAACGGTATCTCACCGCACACCGCCACCCAGCGCATCGGGGCGAGGAAGGTCGGGGAGAAGGAGGCCGAGCTTCTGGAGATAGAGGCCGGGGATCCGGTACTGACGATGACCCGCGTGGCGTACGACACGGAGGGGCAGCCCATAGAGTACGGCTCGCACTGCTACCCGGCCGAATCCTACTGGTTCGAGATGATGCTCGTGGACATGTGA
- a CDS encoding Gfo/Idh/MocA family protein produces MGGDVSAKIGIGVIGLGWMGQVHSRAYLRLFHHYPECPLRPRLVVAADAVEERARRTAELLGYERWTTDWREVVDDPEVEAVSIAAPNYLHREIAVAAAGAGKHIWLEKPCGRFPEETYEIARAVEEAGVRSTIGLMYRHAPAVEYAKELISSGELGEITHYRGYFLADYAADPGGALTWRYRLEGAGLGVLGDIMPHTVDLAQSLLGPIESVSAQRATFVGERPEVPEGMGTGHFVVEGGEMGAVENEDYVGCLVRFESGARGTIENSRVCVGPHVRNGFEVNGTRGALSWDFQRLNELQVYRPDPTGERGYRTVFAAPGMGDFERFQTGAGISMGYDDLKVTEAYKFLASIAGDRQKEPSMREIVSAIRVVEAMDRSCGSGLWEPVEGARTGAASGGEA; encoded by the coding sequence ATGGGAGGAGACGTGAGCGCGAAGATCGGTATCGGGGTGATCGGGCTCGGGTGGATGGGGCAGGTGCACAGCCGGGCCTACCTGCGGCTTTTCCACCACTATCCGGAGTGTCCGCTCAGGCCGCGGCTCGTCGTGGCCGCCGACGCGGTGGAGGAGAGGGCGCGGCGGACGGCGGAGCTCCTCGGGTACGAGAGGTGGACGACCGACTGGCGGGAGGTCGTCGACGACCCCGAGGTCGAGGCGGTGAGCATCGCCGCCCCGAACTATCTGCACCGGGAGATAGCGGTCGCGGCGGCGGGGGCGGGCAAGCACATCTGGCTCGAGAAGCCCTGCGGCAGGTTCCCGGAGGAGACCTACGAGATCGCGCGGGCCGTGGAGGAGGCCGGGGTGAGGAGCACCATCGGGCTGATGTACCGCCACGCGCCGGCGGTCGAGTACGCGAAGGAGCTCATCTCCTCTGGGGAGCTCGGCGAGATCACGCACTACCGGGGTTACTTCCTGGCGGATTACGCCGCCGACCCGGGCGGTGCGCTCACCTGGCGCTACAGGCTCGAGGGCGCGGGCCTCGGGGTACTCGGGGACATCATGCCCCACACGGTGGACCTGGCGCAGAGCCTGCTCGGCCCCATAGAGAGCGTCTCGGCGCAGAGGGCGACCTTCGTGGGGGAACGTCCGGAGGTGCCCGAGGGGATGGGGACGGGCCATTTCGTCGTCGAGGGCGGCGAGATGGGCGCCGTCGAGAACGAGGACTACGTCGGCTGCCTGGTGCGCTTCGAGAGCGGGGCTCGCGGGACGATCGAGAACAGCCGCGTCTGCGTCGGGCCGCACGTCAGGAACGGCTTCGAGGTGAACGGGACCCGCGGCGCGCTCTCGTGGGACTTCCAGAGGTTGAACGAGCTGCAGGTCTACAGGCCGGACCCGACCGGCGAGAGGGGATACCGCACCGTCTTCGCCGCACCCGGGATGGGGGATTTCGAGCGGTTTCAGACGGGCGCCGGCATCTCGATGGGCTACGACGACCTCAAGGTCACAGAGGCCTACAAGTTTCTCGCCTCCATCGCCGGGGACCGGCAGAAGGAGCCGTCCATGCGCGAGATCGTCTCGGCGATACGGGTCGTGGAGGCGATGGACCGATCCTGCGGATCGGGGCTCTGGGAGCCGGTCGAAGGGGCGAGGACCGGAGCCGCGTCCGGAGGAGAAGCATGA
- a CDS encoding bifunctional 5-dehydro-2-deoxygluconokinase/5-dehydro-2-deoxyphosphogluconate aldolase, producing MSAERTTLDLVCIGRTCVDLYAEQEGAKLEDVQSFRKYVGGSATNIAVGTARLGVKSAMLTRVGGEPLGRYVRKTLEENGVDVSRVRLDPDHLTPYVLLAVRESEGFPRVFAYGEAADMALSEEDVEPEFVASAKALLVTGTPLSRESSRAACRKAIEAARQSGTSVVFDLDYRPVFWGVASHGRGGEMFVESTEATRVYRSVLPECDLVVGTEEEIRIAGGSTDTLAALRSIREISGATIVLKIGALGAVVFPDEIPEDIEGGVRVPGFPVEVFNSVGAGDAFMSGFLSGWLREEPMEECLRLGNACGAIVVSRHGCSPAMPTREELGYFLSLDERPRRLRDDAWLEHLHRATTRRAPEELHVLAIDHRWQLEEMADELGVDRGRLRELKVLLGRAFRRVAREDPVAGLLVDDVYGGEALEDLTGGGFWIARAAEVAKSRPVELVGGANFAAVLRTWPQEHVVKCNLYMHPDDEPKMKELQEGRILQLYEACRANDRLLLVEVQAPRGTDYGEGDLAALLERFYALGVYPDWWKLPPSTEPGVWKRIGDVIREHDPHCAGVLVLGQALEEERLAESFEAASREPFCRGFAIGRSIYGGAARRWLAGEVEDEELVSSVAASYGRMISLWQERGARRVGQGATG from the coding sequence ATGAGCGCGGAGCGGACCACGCTGGATCTCGTCTGCATCGGGCGCACCTGCGTGGACCTCTACGCCGAGCAGGAGGGCGCGAAGCTGGAGGACGTGCAGTCCTTCCGCAAGTACGTCGGGGGGAGCGCGACGAACATCGCGGTGGGCACGGCGCGCCTCGGGGTGAAGAGCGCCATGCTCACCCGCGTCGGCGGCGAGCCGTTGGGCCGCTACGTGAGGAAGACCCTGGAGGAGAACGGGGTGGACGTGAGTCGGGTGCGCCTCGACCCCGACCACCTCACGCCCTACGTGCTCCTCGCCGTGCGCGAGTCCGAGGGGTTCCCCCGCGTCTTCGCCTACGGGGAGGCCGCCGACATGGCGCTTTCGGAGGAGGACGTGGAGCCGGAGTTCGTCGCCTCCGCGAAGGCGCTGCTCGTCACCGGGACCCCCCTCTCGCGGGAGAGCAGTCGGGCGGCGTGCCGTAAGGCGATCGAGGCCGCGCGACAGAGCGGAACGAGCGTCGTCTTCGACCTGGACTACCGGCCCGTCTTCTGGGGGGTCGCCTCGCACGGGCGGGGCGGCGAGATGTTCGTCGAGAGTACGGAGGCGACGCGGGTCTACCGCTCCGTGCTGCCGGAGTGCGACCTCGTCGTCGGGACGGAGGAGGAGATCAGGATAGCCGGCGGCTCGACAGACACCCTGGCGGCGCTCCGGAGCATCCGCGAGATCTCCGGGGCCACCATCGTGCTCAAGATCGGGGCGCTGGGGGCGGTGGTCTTTCCGGACGAGATCCCGGAGGACATCGAGGGCGGCGTGCGGGTCCCCGGCTTCCCGGTCGAGGTCTTCAACTCCGTGGGCGCGGGGGACGCGTTCATGAGCGGCTTTCTCTCCGGGTGGTTGAGGGAGGAGCCCATGGAGGAGTGCCTCAGGCTCGGCAACGCCTGCGGCGCGATCGTCGTCTCCCGACACGGGTGCTCTCCGGCCATGCCCACCCGCGAAGAGCTGGGGTATTTTTTGTCGCTGGACGAGAGGCCACGCCGCCTCAGGGACGACGCGTGGCTCGAGCACCTGCACCGCGCGACCACGCGCCGCGCGCCGGAGGAGCTGCACGTGCTCGCCATAGACCATCGCTGGCAGCTCGAGGAGATGGCCGACGAGCTGGGGGTGGACCGCGGGCGGCTGCGGGAGCTGAAAGTCCTCCTCGGGCGGGCGTTCCGGCGGGTCGCGCGGGAGGATCCCGTGGCGGGGCTGCTCGTGGACGACGTGTACGGCGGGGAGGCGCTGGAGGATCTCACCGGGGGAGGGTTCTGGATCGCACGCGCCGCCGAGGTGGCGAAGAGCCGGCCGGTGGAGCTCGTAGGGGGGGCGAACTTCGCCGCCGTCTTGCGGACCTGGCCGCAGGAGCACGTCGTCAAGTGCAACCTGTACATGCATCCAGACGACGAACCGAAGATGAAGGAGCTCCAGGAAGGGAGGATCCTCCAGCTCTACGAGGCGTGCCGGGCGAACGACCGGCTGCTCCTCGTCGAGGTGCAGGCCCCGCGGGGGACGGACTACGGCGAGGGGGACCTCGCCGCGCTCCTCGAGCGCTTCTACGCCCTCGGCGTGTACCCCGACTGGTGGAAGCTCCCGCCGAGCACGGAACCCGGCGTCTGGAAGAGGATAGGGGACGTGATCCGGGAGCACGACCCCCACTGCGCCGGGGTGCTCGTCCTCGGGCAGGCGCTCGAAGAAGAGCGCCTCGCCGAGAGCTTCGAGGCGGCCTCCCGCGAGCCTTTTTGCCGGGGGTTTGCGATCGGCCGGTCCATCTACGGCGGGGCCGCGCGGCGCTGGCTCGCGGGCGAGGTGGAAGACGAGGAGCTCGTATCCTCTGTCGCCGCATCCTACGGGCGGATGATCTCGCTCTGGCAGGAGCGCGGCGCACGTCGGGTCGGACAGGGTGCCACGGGATGA
- the iolG gene encoding inositol 2-dehydrogenase gives MEPVRVGLVGLGRIGRFHAGNLAGRIPRVELVRVVDADEEIARKIARGLGVSGWSTRYEDLLEDPGIEAVVIASPTPLHAGMVEAAARAGKHVFCEKPLSLDMERTHEVVRAVRSAGVRMQVGFHRRFDPDYRAAREKIAGGDIGEVYLFRTSLRDMRSPGFEYIKGSGGFFADVTLHDFDTARWMIGEIEEVTAFGAALSDPGFEEVGDIDNAVVALRFVTGALGVVDNSRVAGYGYECSSEVMGSKATLRIDDHRRFAVQTLTPGRMCQDYVSDFVERFAEAYRREMEHFAAVVRGEVDAKPDGADAAAAFALARAAERSYREGRTVRLAPVERDGGILYEEVG, from the coding sequence ATGGAACCGGTGCGCGTAGGGTTGGTGGGGCTCGGGAGGATCGGGCGCTTCCACGCCGGGAACCTCGCCGGGCGCATCCCGCGGGTGGAGCTGGTGCGCGTCGTGGACGCCGATGAGGAGATCGCGCGGAAGATCGCCCGCGGGCTCGGCGTGTCCGGGTGGTCCACCCGCTACGAGGATCTTCTGGAGGATCCCGGGATAGAGGCCGTCGTCATCGCCAGCCCGACGCCGCTGCACGCCGGGATGGTCGAGGCGGCCGCCAGGGCGGGCAAACACGTCTTCTGCGAGAAGCCCCTCTCGCTCGACATGGAGCGCACGCATGAGGTCGTCCGGGCCGTCCGCTCGGCGGGCGTCAGGATGCAGGTCGGCTTCCACCGCCGCTTCGACCCCGACTACCGCGCCGCGCGCGAGAAGATCGCCGGAGGCGATATCGGTGAGGTCTACCTCTTCCGCACCTCGCTGAGGGACATGCGCTCCCCAGGCTTCGAGTACATAAAAGGCTCCGGCGGCTTCTTCGCCGACGTGACGCTGCACGACTTCGACACGGCCCGCTGGATGATCGGGGAGATAGAGGAGGTGACCGCCTTCGGCGCGGCGCTCTCGGACCCCGGTTTCGAGGAGGTAGGGGATATAGACAACGCCGTCGTCGCGCTGCGCTTCGTCACGGGAGCCCTGGGTGTCGTGGACAACAGCCGGGTCGCCGGCTACGGCTACGAGTGCTCGAGCGAGGTCATGGGGTCCAAAGCGACGCTCAGGATAGACGACCACCGACGCTTCGCCGTGCAGACGCTCACCCCGGGGCGGATGTGCCAGGATTACGTCTCCGACTTCGTCGAGCGTTTCGCCGAGGCCTACCGGAGGGAGATGGAACACTTCGCCGCCGTCGTCCGCGGCGAGGTCGATGCGAAGCCGGATGGTGCGGACGCTGCGGCGGCCTTCGCCCTGGCCCGGGCGGCCGAGCGCTCCTACCGGGAGGGGAGGACGGTGCGCCTGGCGCCCGTCGAGAGGGACGGAGGGATCCTCTACGAGGAGGTGGGTTAG
- a CDS encoding Gfo/Idh/MocA family protein → MGGIGVGLVGYGFMGRVHSNAYRQVARFFDVDPAPRMVAICGRNEAAVRSAARRLGWEGCETGYERLLERDDVQLIDISSAGNTHCEFAVAALEAGKHVLCEKPLANTLGEARRMAEAARRAGTVNMVCHNYRRVPAVQLAKSLIDEGRLGEIRHWRAVYLQDWLLDPEAPLTWRLRRETGGAGPLADLGSHLVDLAHFLVGPIAEVVGTAGTFVRERPLPGGDGIGEVTVNEAAAFLARFESGAIGTFEVSPLVPGRKAHECFEINGSRGSIVFDLERMNELRVYFEDEAETAGFRTILVTEPEHPYMEGWWPPGHTIGYEHTFVHTVKDLLEGIKAGESPAPTFEDGYRCQAVIDAVERSLESGGWAKPEIYGEMRR, encoded by the coding sequence GTGGGCGGGATCGGGGTCGGCCTCGTCGGCTACGGGTTCATGGGCCGGGTGCATTCGAACGCCTACCGGCAGGTCGCGCGCTTCTTCGACGTGGACCCGGCTCCCAGGATGGTCGCGATCTGCGGCCGGAACGAGGCTGCGGTGCGCAGCGCCGCCCGCAGGCTCGGGTGGGAGGGCTGCGAGACGGGCTACGAGCGGCTGCTCGAGCGCGACGACGTACAGCTCATCGACATCTCCTCCGCCGGGAATACCCACTGTGAGTTCGCCGTCGCTGCGCTCGAGGCCGGGAAGCACGTCCTGTGCGAGAAGCCGCTCGCCAACACGCTGGGGGAGGCGCGCAGGATGGCGGAGGCCGCACGCAGGGCCGGCACCGTGAACATGGTCTGCCACAACTACCGGCGGGTTCCGGCGGTGCAACTCGCGAAGAGCCTCATAGACGAGGGGCGGCTCGGGGAGATCCGACACTGGCGCGCCGTCTACCTGCAGGACTGGCTGCTCGACCCCGAAGCCCCGCTGACCTGGCGGCTCAGGAGGGAGACCGGAGGGGCCGGGCCGCTCGCCGACCTGGGCTCGCACCTCGTCGACCTCGCGCACTTCCTCGTCGGCCCGATAGCCGAAGTCGTCGGGACGGCCGGGACCTTCGTGAGAGAACGCCCGCTCCCCGGGGGGGATGGGATTGGCGAGGTGACGGTGAACGAAGCGGCGGCGTTCCTCGCGCGGTTCGAGAGCGGGGCGATCGGGACGTTCGAGGTCTCCCCGCTCGTGCCGGGGCGCAAGGCCCACGAGTGCTTCGAGATCAACGGCTCGCGCGGGAGCATCGTCTTCGACCTGGAGAGGATGAACGAGCTTCGGGTGTACTTCGAGGACGAGGCGGAGACGGCGGGCTTCAGGACCATCCTGGTGACCGAGCCGGAGCACCCGTACATGGAGGGGTGGTGGCCGCCGGGGCACACGATCGGCTACGAGCACACCTTCGTGCACACGGTGAAGGACCTGCTGGAGGGCATAAAGGCCGGCGAGAGCCCCGCGCCGACCTTCGAGGACGGCTACCGCTGCCAGGCGGTGATAGACGCGGTGGAGCGTAGCCTCGAGAGCGGCGGGTGGGCGAAGCCAGAGATATACGGGGAGATGAGGCGATGA
- a CDS encoding sugar phosphate isomerase/epimerase family protein yields the protein MSEEIGRRQPPDGGRERTKNLVAGAPVSWGVIEIPDWGYQMPAGRVLEEAASLGLEAMEAGPEGFLPDDPAEVRAKLAEHGLRLVGGFVPAVLHRPEVLEEELSFVERRARFFEAAGAGVIVLAASTGSESYEEVVELDEGGWRALFEGLSRVEEIAERHGLAVALHPHYGTVIETDEALWRFLGGSETGLCLDTGHLVIGGSDPVEVARRSARRVELVHLKDVDRSLAERVANRELSFKEAAGRGMFRPLGEGDVDVAGVVRHLEEGGYPGWYVLEQDTVVDCEPEVGDGPIENVRKSLSYLQGELEKEAGK from the coding sequence ATGAGCGAGGAGATCGGCAGGAGGCAGCCCCCGGACGGCGGCCGGGAGAGGACGAAAAATCTGGTGGCGGGTGCGCCCGTGTCGTGGGGGGTCATCGAGATCCCGGACTGGGGTTACCAGATGCCCGCCGGGAGGGTGCTCGAGGAGGCCGCCTCGCTCGGCCTCGAGGCGATGGAGGCCGGTCCGGAGGGCTTCTTGCCGGACGACCCTGCCGAGGTCAGAGCGAAGCTGGCCGAACATGGCTTGAGACTCGTAGGGGGCTTCGTCCCCGCCGTGCTGCACAGGCCGGAGGTTTTGGAGGAGGAGCTCTCGTTCGTCGAGCGGCGGGCGCGCTTCTTCGAGGCGGCCGGCGCCGGGGTGATCGTCCTCGCCGCCTCCACCGGTTCGGAGAGCTACGAGGAGGTCGTCGAACTGGACGAGGGTGGCTGGAGGGCGCTCTTCGAAGGGCTATCGAGGGTGGAGGAGATCGCCGAACGGCACGGCCTCGCGGTGGCGCTGCACCCCCACTACGGGACCGTCATCGAGACCGACGAGGCGCTCTGGCGCTTTCTGGGGGGCTCGGAGACGGGGCTGTGCCTGGACACCGGGCACCTGGTCATAGGGGGCAGCGACCCGGTCGAGGTGGCGAGGAGGAGCGCACGTAGAGTGGAGCTCGTCCACCTCAAGGACGTGGACCGGAGCCTGGCGGAACGGGTTGCGAACAGGGAGCTCAGCTTCAAGGAGGCGGCTGGGCGGGGTATGTTCCGGCCCCTCGGCGAGGGGGACGTGGATGTGGCCGGGGTGGTGCGCCACCTCGAAGAGGGCGGTTACCCGGGCTGGTACGTGCTGGAGCAGGACACCGTCGTGGATTGCGAACCGGAGGTTGGTGATGGTCCCATAGAGAACGTGCGCAAGAGCCTTTCGTACCTTCAGGGAGAGCTGGAAAAGGAGGCAGGGAAATGA
- a CDS encoding sugar ABC transporter substrate-binding protein, whose amino-acid sequence MSGERETSRMQISRRDLLRAGGVGIAGAALLGAAGCGGSQRASSSNSGGKQGLVSRGDIHIEFISHGPASDPFWSVVINGINQAEKDLGVSVKYRAPDTYSVPQIQQNFDSAIASNPSGIAATVADPSAFGPKVKKAVSKGIPVVMLNAGLDVWQKLGALNYVGQTEYQAGVEAGKKMAQSGVKSALVINHQQGVVTLDQRFEGFKKGIGGNAKQIAVNGNDPTAVRNGVKTALKQNPGVDGLLTLGPQGALPTLQALKGNNRIKFATFDLAPEILRAVRDGRMLFAIDQQQFLQGYLPVAFLTTYVQYLLHPIGVVPTGPAFVTKDNAQKVISLSKEGIR is encoded by the coding sequence ATGAGCGGGGAAAGGGAGACGAGCCGGATGCAGATAAGCCGCAGGGATCTGCTGCGGGCCGGAGGGGTGGGGATTGCCGGGGCCGCGCTGCTCGGGGCGGCCGGATGCGGAGGCTCGCAGCGGGCGAGCAGCTCGAATTCCGGCGGCAAGCAGGGGCTCGTCAGCCGTGGGGACATACACATCGAGTTCATCAGCCATGGTCCTGCTTCCGACCCGTTCTGGTCGGTGGTGATCAACGGCATAAACCAGGCCGAGAAGGATCTCGGGGTGAGCGTGAAGTACCGGGCCCCGGATACCTACAGCGTCCCTCAGATCCAGCAGAACTTCGATTCCGCGATAGCCTCGAACCCGAGCGGGATCGCGGCCACGGTTGCGGACCCGAGCGCGTTCGGCCCGAAGGTGAAAAAGGCGGTGAGCAAGGGCATCCCGGTGGTGATGCTCAACGCCGGGCTGGACGTCTGGCAGAAGCTCGGCGCGCTCAACTATGTGGGCCAGACCGAGTACCAGGCCGGGGTCGAGGCCGGGAAGAAGATGGCCCAATCCGGGGTAAAGTCGGCGCTCGTCATCAACCACCAGCAGGGTGTCGTCACGCTTGACCAGCGGTTCGAGGGCTTCAAGAAGGGCATCGGCGGAAACGCCAAGCAGATCGCGGTCAACGGCAACGACCCCACCGCGGTGCGCAACGGGGTGAAGACCGCCCTCAAGCAGAACCCGGGCGTCGACGGACTGCTCACGCTGGGACCGCAGGGTGCCCTGCCGACCCTGCAGGCGCTCAAGGGCAACAACAGGATAAAATTCGCCACCTTCGACCTGGCTCCGGAGATCCTCCGGGCGGTGAGGGACGGCAGGATGCTCTTCGCCATAGACCAGCAGCAGTTCCTGCAGGGGTATCTGCCGGTGGCCTTCCTGACCACCTACGTGCAGTATCTGCTGCACCCGATAGGCGTCGTGCCGACCGGTCCGGCGTTCGTCACCAAAGACAACGCGCAGAAGGTGATCAGCCTGAGCAAGGAGGGTATCCGCTAG
- a CDS encoding ABC transporter permease yields MAQTATADERVRQVGFLRRWLTRPELAAVAGAVLVFAFFAIVAGDSGFLTLGGAASYLEVAAQLGVVTVPVSLLMIAGEFDLSVGSMVGAAGMLIALGVTQFGWPLWLSIAAAIVFAALVGLFNGYVVIKTRLHSFIVTLGMLFALRGLTIGFTRLITSRTQIGGLDSATHGSPLRPIFAGTVGGFPVSIIWWLVLAAIGTWVLQRTVFGNWTFGAGGDPDAARNVGVPVDRVKITLFVCTAVSAALLAAIQVLAAGSADVLRGENLELQAIAASVIGGVLLTGGYGSVVGALFGALIFGMVQQGIFFTGVNTDWFLVFVGVMLLVAVLFNNYIRKRASEAR; encoded by the coding sequence ATGGCGCAGACAGCTACGGCCGATGAGAGGGTACGTCAGGTAGGCTTCCTGCGCAGGTGGCTCACCCGGCCGGAGCTCGCGGCGGTCGCCGGGGCCGTCCTGGTCTTCGCCTTCTTCGCGATCGTCGCAGGGGACTCTGGTTTTCTGACGCTCGGGGGGGCGGCGAGCTACCTGGAGGTCGCGGCGCAGCTCGGGGTCGTGACCGTTCCGGTCTCGCTCCTGATGATCGCCGGGGAGTTCGACCTCTCGGTGGGTTCGATGGTCGGGGCGGCGGGGATGCTGATCGCGCTCGGGGTGACGCAGTTCGGATGGCCGCTCTGGCTCTCGATAGCGGCGGCGATCGTCTTTGCGGCTCTGGTGGGGCTGTTCAACGGGTACGTGGTCATAAAGACCAGGCTCCACTCGTTCATCGTGACGCTGGGGATGCTCTTCGCGTTGCGGGGGCTGACGATCGGGTTCACCCGGCTCATAACCAGCCGCACCCAGATAGGCGGGCTGGACTCGGCGACGCACGGCAGCCCCCTGCGGCCGATCTTCGCCGGGACGGTGGGGGGATTTCCGGTTTCGATCATCTGGTGGCTGGTCCTGGCCGCGATAGGGACCTGGGTGTTGCAGAGGACGGTCTTCGGCAACTGGACGTTCGGGGCCGGCGGGGACCCGGACGCGGCGCGCAACGTCGGGGTGCCGGTCGACCGGGTGAAGATAACGCTCTTCGTGTGCACGGCGGTCTCCGCGGCGCTTCTGGCGGCGATACAGGTTCTTGCGGCCGGTTCTGCGGACGTTCTCAGGGGAGAGAACCTGGAGCTGCAGGCGATAGCCGCCTCGGTCATAGGCGGGGTGCTGCTGACGGGGGGTTACGGCTCGGTGGTGGGCGCGCTCTTCGGGGCGCTCATCTTCGGCATGGTGCAGCAGGGCATCTTCTTCACCGGCGTCAACACCGACTGGTTTTTGGTCTTCGTCGGGGTGATGCTGCTGGTGGCCGTGCTGTTCAACAACTACATCCGCAAGCGGGCTTCGGAGGCCAGGTGA